The following coding sequences are from one Paenibacillus sp. JDR-2 window:
- a CDS encoding pseudouridine synthase — protein MGKKMRIDKLLSHTGYGTRSEIKKLVKQGKVTVAGKVVKDSGQLVDPELDEVAFDGELVLYREVIYLMMNKPPGVISATEDRRERTVIDLLEQEDQLMDPFPVGRLDKDTVGLLLLTNDGQLAHELLSPRKHVPKTYEAVVQGDVGEEDQEQFKAGVTLDDGYVTMPSDLKILKKDSGEGGVTSVISLTIMEGKFHQVKRMFEAVGKKVVFLKRISMGPLELDADLEEGTYRELTDEELALLRAHRATE, from the coding sequence ATGGGCAAAAAGATGCGGATAGACAAGCTGCTGTCTCATACCGGGTATGGTACCCGCAGCGAGATCAAGAAACTTGTGAAGCAGGGAAAAGTAACGGTAGCCGGGAAGGTCGTTAAAGACAGCGGGCAGCTCGTAGATCCGGAACTGGATGAGGTTGCGTTTGACGGGGAGCTGGTGCTGTACCGGGAGGTTATCTACTTGATGATGAACAAGCCTCCTGGCGTCATCTCCGCTACCGAAGACCGCCGCGAACGGACGGTTATCGATTTGCTTGAGCAGGAGGATCAATTAATGGATCCGTTTCCTGTCGGAAGATTGGACAAAGATACGGTGGGTCTTCTTCTGCTGACCAATGACGGACAGCTTGCGCATGAGCTGTTGTCGCCGCGCAAGCATGTTCCCAAGACCTACGAAGCGGTTGTGCAAGGCGATGTCGGCGAAGAGGATCAGGAGCAATTCAAGGCGGGAGTTACGCTGGATGACGGATATGTCACGATGCCTTCGGATTTAAAGATATTGAAAAAAGACAGCGGCGAGGGTGGCGTAACTTCGGTCATATCGCTTACGATAATGGAAGGGAAGTTCCATCAGGTGAAGCGGATGTTCGAAGCGGTAGGGAAAAAGGTTGTATTCCTGAAGAGGATATCGATGGGGCCGCTTGAGCTGGATGCCGATCTGGAGGAAGGAACTTACCGCGAATTAACCGATGAGGAACTTGCGCTTCTGCGCGCTCACCGGGCTACAGAATAA
- a CDS encoding glycosidase, translating into MNKTIFLEKLKRLHAEHRELLNRPNTPADGGNGIYDRYTYPVVTAAHAPVYWRYDLNPESNPHLMERIGVNAALNPGAIELNGMFYLVVRVEGHDRKSFFAVAESANGIDGFRFWDYPIVMPETDIPDVNVYDMRLTKHEDGWIYGVFCTERKDPEAKQGDTSSAVASAGIARTRDLKVWERLDDLRTPSPQQRNVVLHPEFVSGKYAFYTRPQDGFIDAGSGGGIGWGLSTSIEHATIELETIVDEKKYHTIKEVKNGQGAAPIKTDIGWLHIAHGVRNTAAGLRYVIYAFMTDLNDPSKVIYAPGGHLIAPDGEERVGDVSNVVFTNGLIARDNGEVYIYYASSDTRCHVAVTTVQKLIDYVVHTPADPLRSYACVQQRSELIANNLKLMERPDFSFLNE; encoded by the coding sequence ATGAATAAAACAATTTTTTTAGAAAAATTAAAACGGCTGCATGCGGAGCACCGGGAGCTTCTAAATCGGCCAAACACACCTGCTGATGGCGGCAACGGAATTTACGACCGATATACATACCCGGTTGTTACGGCAGCTCATGCGCCGGTTTATTGGAGGTATGATCTTAATCCGGAGTCAAATCCCCATCTCATGGAGAGGATTGGCGTGAATGCAGCATTGAATCCCGGGGCAATTGAACTAAACGGAATGTTTTATTTGGTTGTCCGGGTTGAAGGGCATGACCGCAAATCATTCTTTGCGGTTGCGGAGAGCGCTAACGGAATTGACGGATTCCGGTTCTGGGATTATCCGATTGTGATGCCGGAGACGGATATTCCGGATGTGAACGTATACGACATGCGGCTGACTAAGCATGAGGACGGATGGATCTACGGCGTATTCTGCACGGAACGGAAGGATCCCGAAGCGAAGCAAGGAGACACTTCCAGTGCCGTCGCAAGCGCGGGCATTGCAAGAACGAGGGATCTGAAGGTATGGGAACGGCTGGATGATCTTCGGACCCCTTCTCCCCAACAGCGCAACGTTGTGCTTCATCCCGAATTCGTGAGTGGCAAGTATGCTTTCTACACAAGGCCGCAAGATGGGTTTATTGACGCCGGATCCGGCGGAGGTATCGGTTGGGGCTTGTCAACTAGCATCGAGCATGCGACTATTGAGTTGGAAACGATAGTGGATGAGAAAAAATACCATACCATCAAGGAAGTGAAGAACGGACAAGGTGCGGCCCCGATCAAGACAGATATAGGGTGGCTGCATATTGCCCATGGGGTTCGGAATACGGCAGCAGGACTGCGTTATGTGATCTACGCGTTTATGACGGATTTGAATGATCCTAGCAAGGTGATTTATGCGCCTGGAGGCCACTTGATTGCACCGGATGGGGAAGAGCGGGTTGGAGATGTTTCGAATGTCGTCTTTACGAACGGGCTAATCGCAAGAGACAACGGCGAGGTGTACATTTATTATGCTTCCTCGGATACGCGCTGTCATGTAGCGGTTACTACCGTTCAGAAGCTCATCGATTACGTTGTGCATACGCCTGCAGATCCGCTTCGTTCCTATGCTTGCGTGCAGCAGCGCAGCGAGTTGATCGCCAACAATCTGAAGCTCATGGAGCGTCCCGACTTCAGCTTTCTTAACGAATGA
- a CDS encoding AGE family epimerase/isomerase, with translation MTILEQLDLRRWQMEMESELKDNILSFWMKHSLDERDGGFVGQMTNDLQVNETADKSLVLNARLLWTYASAYRKYREPGYLRMAERAYHYLISNFQDRVNGGYYWLLNDKGEQIQTKKQIYGQAFVIYALSEFVRACPDEKVLQEAVRLFGLIERYSYDSKHKGYIEALGSNWEATEDLSLSNTDLNEKKSMNTHLHVLEAYTNLYRVWPSEQLKEKQKELIGTMLDHIVDLQSGHFKLFFDERWNSKSDEISYGHDIEGSWLLMEAAEVLADEEVISRTETIAIAMAQAVYEEGVDEDGAVVNEADPQGWTDTDKIWWPQAEAVVGFLNAYQHTGKKHFLQAAYRTWNFIDRYIVDKTNGEWFWKVNRAGEPGIAEMKIDPWKCPYHNGRMGLEVLERLEKLTVRSN, from the coding sequence TTGACTATATTGGAACAGCTTGATTTAAGACGCTGGCAGATGGAAATGGAGAGCGAGTTGAAGGATAACATTCTTTCCTTTTGGATGAAGCATTCGCTAGATGAGCGGGATGGCGGCTTTGTTGGCCAGATGACTAACGATCTTCAAGTCAATGAGACGGCAGACAAGTCGCTTGTCCTGAATGCCAGGCTTTTATGGACCTATGCCTCTGCTTACCGGAAGTACAGGGAACCCGGCTACTTGAGGATGGCCGAACGAGCCTATCATTATCTAATTTCGAACTTCCAAGACAGGGTTAACGGAGGATACTATTGGCTGCTGAATGATAAGGGAGAGCAGATCCAAACGAAAAAACAGATCTATGGGCAAGCTTTCGTTATTTATGCGCTATCGGAATTCGTGCGTGCATGTCCCGATGAGAAGGTGCTGCAAGAAGCGGTTCGGCTATTCGGGCTGATCGAACGATATAGCTATGATTCCAAGCACAAAGGATACATTGAAGCGCTTGGCAGCAATTGGGAGGCTACCGAGGATCTGAGCCTCAGCAATACGGATTTGAATGAAAAAAAGTCCATGAATACGCATCTGCATGTGCTTGAAGCTTATACGAATTTGTACCGGGTATGGCCGTCTGAGCAGCTTAAGGAAAAGCAGAAGGAGCTTATTGGCACGATGCTGGATCATATCGTGGATTTGCAGTCCGGTCATTTCAAGCTGTTCTTTGATGAACGGTGGAATTCCAAGTCGGATGAAATCTCTTACGGACATGACATTGAGGGCAGCTGGCTGCTTATGGAGGCGGCAGAGGTGCTGGCCGATGAGGAAGTGATCAGCCGTACAGAGACGATAGCGATTGCTATGGCACAAGCCGTCTATGAAGAAGGAGTGGATGAGGACGGCGCGGTAGTTAACGAGGCGGATCCGCAGGGCTGGACGGACACCGATAAAATCTGGTGGCCGCAGGCGGAGGCGGTCGTAGGATTTCTGAATGCCTATCAGCATACGGGCAAGAAGCATTTTCTGCAGGCTGCTTACCGCACATGGAATTTTATAGATCGATACATTGTAGACAAAACAAACGGAGAATGGTTCTGGAAAGTAAACAGGGCGGGAGAGCCTGGCATTGCGGAGATGAAGATCGATCCGTGGAAATGCCCGTATCATAATGGCCGGATGGGCCTGGAAGTGCTGGAGAGACTGGAGAAGCTGACCGTACGATCAAATTAG
- a CDS encoding YhgE/Pip domain-containing protein — MYHTNKYGVSKLNDAIASLASGAGKLSNGTKPLEQGIGELTSGAAGLSAGTASLTDNLAKLKSSGDQLADGANALQKNTAAWNEAAESASKAASAVDGSAESLQSQIKAYVEQHPELKDDASFAAIASGSEKLAQAADGASKSVEGLKQPAEAARQSGVKLAAGQSALADGLAQAYEGSGKLVTGSAQLKDGLDTYSKGFGKLQSGINQLAGGAQQLNNGSQELLGGVIRLVDGSQQLTDKLSDAAQSTAGIKASDEELNMYAQPVQLEQKELNTVKTYATGSAPYFLALGLLVGSLMASNIIHFQEGQVRSGWQKFWGRIGVFYLVALMQTIVLDLIVLYAIGLDVQSVPKFFLFTLVTACMFTTLILMLVAIFGTLGKLVGIALVVTQLASSGGTFPMELAPQWIQSVGQCLPMTYVLRGMKSVISTSNWDMYWSNTGILLAFLMGFAVIMLAAYLLRSTKEAPVAPAAAH, encoded by the coding sequence TTGTATCATACAAATAAATATGGCGTAAGCAAGCTGAATGACGCTATAGCGTCATTGGCTAGCGGTGCAGGCAAGCTGAGCAACGGCACGAAGCCGCTTGAGCAAGGGATTGGGGAATTAACTAGCGGAGCTGCCGGCCTGTCCGCAGGGACAGCTTCTCTAACCGATAACCTTGCTAAGCTGAAGTCTTCCGGCGACCAGCTTGCTGACGGGGCAAATGCGCTGCAGAAAAATACGGCAGCATGGAATGAGGCTGCGGAGTCCGCATCTAAGGCTGCTTCCGCAGTGGACGGTTCGGCCGAAAGCCTTCAGTCACAGATCAAGGCTTATGTTGAGCAGCATCCCGAACTGAAGGATGACGCTTCCTTCGCGGCGATTGCAAGCGGAAGCGAGAAGCTTGCTCAAGCTGCCGACGGCGCCAGCAAATCGGTTGAAGGGTTAAAGCAGCCGGCGGAAGCAGCCCGGCAATCCGGTGTTAAGCTGGCTGCAGGACAGTCGGCATTGGCTGACGGCCTTGCCCAGGCTTATGAGGGCAGCGGCAAGCTTGTTACGGGCAGCGCCCAGCTGAAGGACGGGCTGGATACCTATAGCAAAGGTTTCGGCAAATTGCAGAGTGGGATTAATCAGCTTGCCGGAGGCGCACAGCAATTGAACAACGGTTCGCAGGAGCTGCTTGGCGGGGTTATCCGCCTTGTGGATGGCTCGCAGCAGCTGACGGACAAGCTGTCGGATGCCGCACAGTCAACAGCAGGCATTAAAGCGAGCGATGAGGAGCTTAATATGTACGCTCAGCCGGTACAGCTCGAACAAAAAGAGCTGAACACGGTTAAGACGTACGCAACGGGCTCTGCCCCTTATTTTCTGGCATTAGGCCTCCTGGTTGGTTCTTTAATGGCCTCTAACATTATCCATTTCCAAGAGGGGCAGGTTCGTTCCGGATGGCAAAAGTTCTGGGGCAGAATCGGCGTCTTTTATCTGGTAGCCCTGATGCAGACCATCGTGCTTGACCTTATCGTGCTGTATGCGATTGGACTTGACGTGCAAAGCGTGCCGAAGTTCTTCCTGTTTACGCTCGTAACGGCTTGCATGTTCACGACCCTGATTCTGATGCTTGTAGCGATCTTCGGAACGCTGGGCAAGCTGGTTGGCATTGCGCTTGTCGTTACACAGCTGGCGAGCAGCGGCGGCACGTTCCCGATGGAGCTTGCTCCGCAGTGGATTCAGTCCGTTGGGCAATGCCTGCCGATGACGTATGTGCTTCGCGGCATGAAGAGCGTCATCTCGACAAGCAACTGGGATATGTATTGGAGCAATACGGGCATTCTGCTTGCCTTTCTTATGGGGTTCGCGGTTATTATGCTTGCGGCGTATCTGCTTCGTTCTACCAAAGAAGCACCAGTTGCGCCGGCAGCCGCACACTAG
- a CDS encoding acetylxylan esterase, whose product MPLIDMPLEQLYSYKGRNPRPEDFDAYWERALDEMRAVDPQIELVPSSFQVPFADCFDLYFTGVRGARIHAKYVRPKNVPEPHPAIIQFHGYTGNAGDWSDKLTYAALGYSVFSMDCRGQGGLSEDTGGVKGTTHNGHIIRGLNDHPDHLLMRHIFLDTAQLAGIAMDRPEVDRDRVGAIGGSQGGALTIACASLEPRISRLAPVYPFLCDYKRVWEMDLAKDAYAELRTFFRHFDPRHEREEQIFEKLGYIDLQHLANRIKGEVLMTVGLADTICPPSTQFAAYNNITAPKSADIYPDYGHEHIPEVSDRTIQFMLGL is encoded by the coding sequence ATGCCGCTAATTGATATGCCGCTTGAACAGCTGTACAGCTATAAAGGACGCAATCCTCGTCCGGAAGACTTCGACGCTTATTGGGAGCGTGCGCTGGACGAAATGCGTGCGGTTGATCCGCAAATCGAGCTTGTGCCGAGCAGCTTTCAGGTACCGTTTGCAGACTGCTTCGACCTGTATTTCACGGGTGTGCGCGGCGCGAGAATCCATGCTAAATACGTCCGTCCGAAAAATGTCCCGGAGCCGCATCCCGCCATTATTCAATTTCATGGGTATACCGGGAATGCAGGAGACTGGTCCGACAAGCTTACGTATGCGGCACTGGGCTATTCCGTTTTCTCGATGGATTGCCGCGGACAAGGCGGGCTGTCGGAGGATACGGGCGGAGTGAAGGGCACTACCCATAACGGACATATAATCCGGGGTCTGAACGACCACCCTGACCATCTGCTGATGCGCCATATTTTCCTGGATACCGCGCAGCTTGCGGGGATTGCCATGGATCGACCGGAGGTTGATCGCGACCGGGTAGGGGCAATAGGAGGATCGCAAGGCGGCGCGTTAACGATAGCCTGCGCATCGCTGGAACCGCGTATTTCCAGGCTTGCGCCCGTCTATCCGTTCCTGTGCGATTATAAACGGGTGTGGGAGATGGATTTGGCGAAGGACGCGTATGCCGAGCTCAGAACCTTCTTCCGTCATTTTGACCCGCGGCATGAGCGGGAAGAGCAAATTTTCGAGAAGCTTGGCTACATCGACCTGCAGCATTTAGCCAACCGGATCAAAGGGGAAGTGCTGATGACCGTAGGGCTAGCGGATACGATTTGCCCTCCTTCCACGCAATTCGCGGCGTACAACAACATTACCGCGCCGAAGTCGGCCGATATTTATCCGGACTACGGTCACGAGCATATTCCGGAAGTGTCGGACCGGACGATTCAGTTCATGCTTGGTCTATAA
- a CDS encoding RsmB/NOP family class I SAM-dependent RNA methyltransferase encodes MSGYLPIAFTTKMKSLLGEEFDRFMSSYEDPRVYGIRINRLKLDAGEWKSISPMGEAVRPIPWAPEGFYYEEGARPGKHPHYHAGLYYIQEPSAMAPVELLDVHPGHRVLDLCAAPGGKSTQIAAKLQGSGVLVSNDNARERTKALAKNIELAGVRNAVVLNEEPSALAPVFRGWFDRILVDAPCSGEGMFRKDESMIAEWEKHSIERCSVMQRHILRDAAAMLAPGGVLVYSTCTFSPEENEAQIAELLAEYPEFEVRPVRHRYGWKPGHPEWAGEAGEGLAPGQSESLAGTVRLWPHHIEGEGHYAAVLTRKGPAPAEKRQFDEPAVLVEEDNGKRKKVKGNAGAALRAAEKKGVREAKDNVKLERAGGSARHSGKGQSGVVDAAASWLSFAEKELSGGFAGTGSVHSFGSRVYLQPEGMPSLDGLHVVRAGWYVGEAGRNRFEPSQALAMGLRQSDAVRSLDFASDDPDIIRYLKGETLFVEADHIKIEGAPAQPLKGYVLVCTDGYPVGWGKYTGDGMLKNELPAGWRWM; translated from the coding sequence ATGTCCGGCTATTTGCCGATTGCTTTTACAACAAAGATGAAATCACTGCTTGGAGAAGAGTTTGACCGGTTTATGTCTTCCTACGAAGATCCGCGTGTTTACGGCATCCGGATTAACCGTTTGAAGCTTGACGCCGGGGAGTGGAAATCGATTTCCCCGATGGGGGAAGCGGTTCGTCCGATCCCGTGGGCGCCAGAGGGCTTCTATTATGAAGAAGGGGCAAGACCAGGCAAGCATCCGCATTATCATGCCGGTCTTTACTATATTCAGGAGCCAAGCGCGATGGCTCCGGTTGAGCTGCTCGATGTCCACCCCGGACATCGCGTGCTTGATCTATGCGCGGCGCCGGGCGGCAAATCGACTCAGATTGCGGCCAAGCTGCAAGGCAGCGGCGTTCTGGTAAGCAATGATAATGCCAGGGAACGAACTAAGGCGCTTGCCAAAAACATCGAGCTGGCCGGCGTCCGCAACGCTGTCGTGCTGAACGAAGAGCCGTCGGCTCTTGCACCGGTGTTCCGAGGATGGTTCGACCGGATTCTGGTCGATGCGCCATGCTCGGGAGAAGGCATGTTCCGTAAGGATGAATCGATGATTGCGGAATGGGAGAAGCATTCCATTGAACGCTGCTCGGTGATGCAGAGGCATATTTTGCGCGATGCGGCAGCTATGCTAGCGCCGGGAGGGGTACTGGTCTATTCGACCTGTACATTCTCTCCGGAAGAAAATGAAGCTCAAATCGCCGAGCTGCTTGCCGAATATCCGGAGTTTGAGGTTAGGCCGGTTCGACATCGATACGGCTGGAAGCCGGGGCATCCGGAATGGGCAGGGGAAGCAGGCGAGGGGCTTGCGCCCGGGCAATCGGAGTCGCTGGCGGGAACGGTCCGGCTGTGGCCTCACCATATTGAAGGCGAGGGACATTATGCTGCGGTGCTGACCCGCAAAGGTCCGGCTCCCGCAGAGAAACGTCAGTTTGACGAACCTGCGGTTCTGGTGGAAGAAGATAACGGAAAAAGGAAGAAAGTGAAAGGCAATGCGGGTGCCGCTTTGCGAGCAGCCGAGAAGAAAGGCGTCCGCGAAGCAAAGGACAACGTCAAGCTTGAGCGTGCTGGCGGTTCGGCACGGCATTCCGGCAAAGGCCAATCGGGGGTTGTTGACGCAGCGGCGTCATGGCTTTCTTTTGCGGAGAAAGAGCTGTCTGGCGGATTTGCCGGTACGGGGTCTGTTCATAGCTTTGGCTCGCGTGTCTATCTTCAACCGGAAGGAATGCCTTCATTAGACGGTTTGCATGTCGTGCGCGCGGGCTGGTACGTCGGCGAAGCGGGACGTAATCGATTCGAGCCTTCACAAGCGCTTGCTATGGGGCTTCGGCAATCGGATGCCGTACGATCGCTCGATTTTGCATCGGATGATCCGGACATTATCCGTTATTTAAAAGGCGAGACGCTGTTTGTTGAGGCTGACCATATAAAGATAGAAGGAGCACCTGCCCAGCCGCTGAAGGGATACGTGCTTGTATGCACGGACGGATATCCGGTCGGGTGGGGAAAATATACGGGAGACGGCATGCTCAAGAACGAGCTGCCGGCTGGCTGGAGGTGGATGTAA
- a CDS encoding FAD-dependent oxidoreductase produces the protein MKIAVIGCTHAGTAAVTQMAKLYPEAQITVYERNDNVSFLSCGIALHVGGVVQDVKKLFYASPQQLTDMGVQMKMRHDVLEVHTEANTILARNLETNEEKLESYDKLVVTTGSWPIIPKLKGMELENIVLCKNYNHAQAIIEKAKHANRITVIGAGYIGIELVEAFEQLGKQVTLIDNMDRILYKYLDREFTDAIEQELGNRGIELKLAQTVTGFRGEKGKVNTVVTTAGEYDTDLVVLCIGFRPNTDLLKGQIDMLPNGAIVVDEYMRTSNPDVMAAGDSCAVFYNPTHKHAYIPLATNAVRMGTLVARNLVAPTVRYMGTQGTSGIKIYEQNIASTGLTELAALDAGMDVKTVTLEDNDRPEFMPTYEKVLLKVVYEADTGRIVGAQVMSKDDLTQAINTMSVCIQNGMTMNELTFVDFFFQPHYNKPWNLLNQAGLQAM, from the coding sequence ATGAAAATCGCTGTTATTGGATGCACGCATGCAGGTACCGCCGCTGTTACGCAAATGGCTAAGCTTTATCCGGAAGCGCAAATTACGGTTTATGAGCGCAATGACAACGTATCGTTCCTCTCGTGCGGCATTGCCCTTCATGTCGGCGGAGTTGTTCAGGATGTGAAGAAGCTGTTCTACGCATCGCCGCAGCAGCTTACGGACATGGGTGTTCAGATGAAGATGCGCCATGATGTGCTGGAAGTCCACACGGAAGCCAATACGATCCTGGCTCGCAATCTCGAGACCAATGAAGAGAAGCTCGAAAGCTACGACAAGCTGGTTGTAACAACCGGTTCGTGGCCGATTATTCCTAAGCTGAAAGGGATGGAGCTTGAGAACATCGTCTTGTGTAAAAACTACAATCACGCTCAAGCGATCATCGAAAAGGCGAAGCATGCCAATCGCATTACCGTAATTGGCGCAGGCTATATCGGAATCGAGCTTGTTGAAGCTTTCGAGCAGCTTGGCAAGCAAGTCACGCTTATCGATAATATGGACCGAATCCTGTACAAATATTTGGACCGCGAGTTTACGGATGCCATTGAACAAGAGCTTGGTAACCGAGGTATCGAACTTAAGCTCGCACAGACCGTAACCGGCTTCCGCGGCGAAAAAGGCAAGGTGAACACAGTCGTAACAACTGCGGGTGAATACGACACGGACCTCGTTGTCCTCTGTATCGGCTTCCGCCCGAATACGGATCTGCTGAAAGGCCAGATCGACATGCTGCCGAACGGTGCCATTGTCGTGGATGAGTATATGCGCACCAGCAATCCGGATGTGATGGCCGCGGGCGACAGCTGCGCCGTCTTTTATAACCCGACCCACAAGCATGCGTACATCCCTCTCGCAACCAACGCCGTCCGGATGGGAACGCTGGTTGCCCGCAACCTTGTCGCTCCAACGGTCCGTTATATGGGGACGCAAGGCACATCGGGGATTAAGATCTACGAGCAAAATATCGCTTCGACCGGCTTAACCGAACTGGCGGCCCTTGATGCGGGGATGGATGTAAAAACCGTCACCTTGGAAGACAATGACCGTCCTGAATTTATGCCGACGTACGAGAAAGTACTGCTCAAGGTCGTCTACGAAGCAGATACCGGCCGGATTGTAGGCGCCCAGGTCATGTCGAAGGATGATCTGACGCAAGCGATCAATACCATGTCGGTCTGCATCCAGAACGGCATGACAATGAATGAGCTCACCTTCGTCGACTTCTTCTTCCAGCCTCATTACAACAAGCCTTGGAATCTGCTCAATCAGGCCGGCTTGCAGGCGATGTAA
- a CDS encoding xanthine phosphoribosyltransferase translates to MKALQDKIRNEGIVLSETVLKVDSFLNHQVDPQLMFEIGQFFAAAYEGEGITKVLTLESSGIAPAVMTALALKVPLVFARKQKSLTLRDDLYVEEVYSFTKQVKSEVAISRKFLSQEERVLIIDDFLAYGEAAFGMARIVEAAGASVAGIGIVIEKSFQSGADKLKEAGYRVDSLARVAVLSPDGIQFVEE, encoded by the coding sequence ATGAAAGCATTGCAGGATAAGATTCGCAACGAAGGCATTGTTCTAAGCGAGACCGTACTGAAGGTGGATTCCTTTCTTAATCATCAAGTAGATCCGCAATTGATGTTTGAAATCGGACAGTTTTTTGCCGCGGCGTATGAAGGTGAAGGCATTACCAAGGTGTTGACGCTGGAATCCTCGGGGATTGCCCCTGCAGTTATGACCGCACTGGCGCTAAAGGTGCCCCTTGTTTTCGCGCGCAAGCAAAAGTCGCTTACGCTTCGCGACGATCTCTACGTCGAGGAGGTATATTCCTTCACGAAGCAGGTGAAGAGCGAGGTAGCGATCTCCCGCAAGTTTTTGTCGCAGGAGGAGCGGGTGCTTATCATTGACGACTTCCTTGCTTACGGAGAAGCAGCCTTTGGTATGGCAAGAATCGTAGAAGCGGCCGGTGCAAGCGTAGCGGGTATCGGCATTGTAATAGAGAAGTCTTTCCAAAGCGGAGCGGACAAGCTGAAGGAAGCGGGCTACCGGGTAGATTCGTTGGCGCGTGTGGCTGTCTTGTCGCCTGACGGCATTCAGTTCGTAGAGGAATAA
- a CDS encoding Cof-type HAD-IIB family hydrolase, giving the protein MALQYDLIALDVDGTLLTDDHQLTSKTREAVREAADRGASIVLCTGRAPFSVFPVLEELGLTGTIITHNGGATIDSDTRRIIHEYGIAPQQLEPFVDYCRKNQVHYDVNTAFEMMVESLTPEVSDMYSKFHASPSVLGQGASLPEGLVKFTVFGSKEVMDRVQEEWEKWPPSLHTIRSGDFFIDVHHPEASKGRALRQFASSRGIDRSRILAIGNYYNDISMLEFAGCGIAMGNSPDGVKDAADVVGRSNAEDGVAYALREFAWS; this is encoded by the coding sequence ATGGCATTACAGTATGATTTGATTGCGCTTGATGTAGATGGCACATTATTGACGGATGATCATCAACTGACAAGCAAGACTCGTGAAGCCGTGCGGGAAGCGGCGGACCGGGGAGCGAGCATTGTGCTTTGCACGGGACGCGCGCCTTTCAGCGTCTTTCCAGTGCTGGAGGAGTTAGGCTTGACCGGTACGATTATCACGCATAACGGCGGAGCGACGATTGACTCGGATACGAGAAGAATCATCCATGAATACGGGATCGCGCCGCAGCAGTTGGAGCCATTCGTAGATTATTGCCGGAAGAATCAGGTGCATTACGATGTTAATACAGCTTTTGAAATGATGGTCGAATCGTTAACGCCAGAGGTATCCGATATGTATAGCAAGTTCCATGCGTCGCCTTCCGTTCTGGGTCAAGGAGCTAGCCTGCCGGAGGGACTTGTCAAGTTCACGGTATTCGGCAGCAAGGAAGTGATGGACCGGGTGCAGGAGGAGTGGGAGAAATGGCCGCCTTCCCTGCATACCATTCGCAGCGGCGATTTCTTTATCGACGTGCATCATCCGGAAGCAAGCAAAGGCAGAGCACTGCGGCAATTTGCGAGCAGCCGCGGCATTGACCGGAGCCGGATTCTCGCGATCGGCAATTATTATAACGACATTTCCATGCTTGAATTTGCCGGCTGCGGAATTGCGATGGGCAACTCCCCTGACGGGGTAAAAGACGCAGCGGATGTCGTAGGACGTTCCAACGCCGAAGATGGCGTAGCATATGCCCTGCGGGAATTCGCCTGGAGCTGA
- a CDS encoding MarR family winged helix-turn-helix transcriptional regulator, giving the protein MDRNDKSPFSMIESQISIFIRRAEAARLSSIMGKEMDRSSYLILQHLEKAGPTGIKTLSTTFQLDISTVSRQIAALEAKGLISRLTDPNDARISLLQLTEDAPSLLAEVRESREAFFKDLLNDWSEEEIRTFGNLLLKFNETAEHRIRSRA; this is encoded by the coding sequence ATGGACAGGAACGATAAGTCGCCATTCAGTATGATCGAAAGCCAAATCTCCATCTTCATCCGCCGTGCCGAGGCAGCCCGGCTCTCCAGCATTATGGGCAAAGAGATGGACCGCTCTTCTTACCTGATTCTGCAGCATTTGGAAAAAGCGGGACCAACCGGAATCAAGACGCTTTCCACCACCTTCCAGCTGGATATCTCTACGGTAAGCCGGCAGATTGCCGCCTTGGAAGCCAAAGGACTGATCTCGAGGTTAACCGATCCGAATGACGCTCGGATCAGCCTGCTTCAGCTGACCGAGGACGCACCTTCCTTGCTCGCGGAGGTTCGCGAGTCGAGAGAGGCATTTTTCAAGGATCTTCTTAACGATTGGAGCGAGGAAGAAATCCGGACCTTCGGCAATCTTCTGCTTAAGTTTAACGAGACGGCCGAGCACCGAATCCGGTCAAGGGCATAA